In Deltaproteobacteria bacterium, a single genomic region encodes these proteins:
- a CDS encoding energy transducer TonB — translation MGRSLTLALALALAPRIAAALPPETPAGLPAGLVPPELVEGVEVTYPAELAASDDPPQGEVGVTFVIGIDGVPHSIAVEQPLHPTLDALAVDAIGRLRYRAATLDGAPVEIVLHQRIAFTPPPPTTPDDASANPDAHDDETPPAEPTQPLPASGADAPLVGVVHEAGTRVPLPAATVLVIPAPDDAEPGVVRKQTYGELPMPPWQLEVRSDDRGRFAIPPLPRPARKLRVVATAPGFERFESIVAVAPGEQVALDAYLVRASDNPYRTVVRSEGESRQEVVRRSITAQEIGNLPGTQGDALKAITNFPGIARAPFGIGLLVIRGGDPSDSAVFLGEHEIPQLFHFGGLTSVFNADIITNIDFLPGNFDARYGDATGGIIDVKTRAGRRDGVHGYVDADLFDAGAMVEGPIGKGSYIVSARRSYIDAILPAVLPDDAGIGLTVAPRYYDYQAIFEYPVGTGKLTARVFGSDDRTKLVTADPNDVSADARNRFETTLLFHRVDLAYENHTGGWDILLTPSYRYDLAKAGAGDVFRFSLGLHTFSGRAEIGRRLGPRARLQLGTQGTAGQFEIDAESVAIPQNGTGDQATRLALDSKNRYAQPGLYGTLYLDAASWLTLVPSVRLTYYGLQFRRAAVDPRFRFVLRAGDRVSIRGGVGIYSQIPDVQEWNPTFGNPRLGPERMLHSSAAVRVELPQKWSVEIGGFHKHGWDLAAPSGELVRRRDGAIGPENFSSTGLARVYGGELFVRKDLTRRLFGWASYTLSRSERKFDPKEGFFRFDFDQTHILTLIAVYRLPRRWQVGARFRVVSGNPYTPHVGAVYDASTGDYIAIGGRRNAARVPTFHQLDLRVDKHFVWRKLELDAYADVQNVYNHQNTEFRNDAYDYSQAVPVVSLPILPSVGLRLSW, via the coding sequence ATGGGCCGCTCGCTCACCCTCGCGCTCGCGCTCGCGCTCGCGCCCCGGATCGCGGCCGCCCTGCCCCCCGAGACGCCCGCGGGGCTGCCCGCGGGGCTCGTGCCGCCCGAGCTCGTCGAGGGCGTCGAGGTGACCTACCCCGCCGAGCTCGCCGCATCCGACGATCCGCCGCAGGGCGAGGTCGGCGTCACGTTCGTGATCGGCATCGATGGCGTGCCGCACTCGATCGCCGTCGAGCAACCGCTGCATCCGACCCTCGATGCCCTCGCGGTCGATGCCATCGGTCGCCTGCGCTACCGTGCCGCGACCCTCGACGGTGCACCGGTCGAGATCGTGCTGCACCAGCGCATCGCGTTCACGCCTCCGCCCCCCACCACACCCGACGACGCATCGGCGAACCCAGACGCGCACGACGACGAGACGCCGCCCGCCGAGCCCACGCAACCGCTGCCGGCGAGCGGAGCCGACGCGCCACTGGTGGGCGTCGTGCACGAGGCCGGCACCCGCGTGCCGCTGCCCGCCGCGACGGTGCTGGTGATCCCCGCGCCCGACGACGCCGAGCCGGGCGTGGTGCGCAAGCAGACCTACGGTGAGCTGCCCATGCCGCCGTGGCAGCTCGAGGTGCGCAGCGACGACCGCGGCCGCTTCGCGATCCCGCCGCTCCCCCGGCCCGCGCGCAAGCTGCGGGTCGTCGCGACCGCCCCAGGCTTCGAGCGCTTCGAGTCGATCGTCGCGGTCGCGCCCGGCGAGCAGGTCGCGCTCGATGCCTACCTGGTCCGCGCCAGCGACAACCCCTACCGCACCGTCGTGCGCAGTGAGGGCGAGTCCCGGCAGGAGGTGGTGCGCCGCAGCATCACGGCGCAGGAGATCGGCAACCTGCCCGGTACGCAGGGCGACGCGCTCAAGGCCATCACCAACTTCCCCGGCATCGCGCGCGCGCCGTTCGGCATCGGCCTGTTGGTGATCCGCGGCGGCGATCCCAGCGACTCGGCGGTGTTCCTCGGCGAGCACGAGATCCCGCAGCTGTTCCACTTCGGCGGCCTCACCAGCGTCTTCAACGCCGACATCATCACCAACATCGATTTTCTGCCCGGCAACTTCGACGCCCGCTACGGCGACGCCACCGGCGGCATCATCGACGTGAAGACCCGCGCGGGTCGCCGCGACGGCGTCCACGGCTACGTCGACGCCGATCTGTTCGACGCCGGCGCGATGGTCGAGGGCCCGATCGGCAAGGGCTCGTACATCGTGTCGGCGCGGCGCAGCTACATCGACGCGATCCTGCCCGCGGTGCTGCCGGATGACGCCGGCATCGGCCTCACGGTCGCGCCGCGCTACTACGACTACCAGGCCATCTTCGAGTACCCAGTCGGCACCGGCAAGCTGACCGCGCGGGTGTTCGGCTCCGACGATCGCACCAAGCTGGTCACCGCCGACCCCAACGACGTCAGCGCCGACGCCCGCAACCGCTTCGAGACCACGCTGCTGTTCCACCGCGTCGATCTGGCGTACGAGAACCACACCGGCGGCTGGGACATCCTGCTCACGCCGTCGTACCGCTACGACCTCGCCAAGGCCGGCGCCGGCGACGTCTTCCGCTTCTCGCTCGGGTTGCACACCTTCTCGGGTCGCGCGGAGATCGGTCGGCGACTGGGGCCCCGCGCGCGCCTGCAGCTCGGCACCCAGGGCACCGCGGGGCAGTTCGAGATCGACGCCGAGTCGGTCGCGATCCCGCAGAACGGCACCGGCGATCAGGCCACGAGGCTGGCGCTCGACAGCAAGAATCGCTACGCGCAGCCGGGCCTGTACGGCACGCTGTACCTCGACGCGGCGTCGTGGCTGACCCTGGTGCCGAGCGTGCGGCTGACCTACTACGGCCTGCAGTTCCGACGCGCCGCCGTCGATCCGCGCTTTCGCTTCGTGCTGCGGGCTGGCGATCGGGTGAGCATCCGCGGTGGGGTCGGCATCTACTCGCAGATCCCCGACGTGCAGGAGTGGAACCCGACCTTCGGCAACCCGCGACTCGGACCGGAGCGCATGCTGCACTCGAGCGCCGCAGTGCGGGTCGAGCTGCCGCAGAAGTGGAGCGTCGAGATCGGTGGCTTCCACAAGCACGGCTGGGACCTCGCGGCGCCCAGCGGCGAGCTGGTACGGCGCCGGGACGGCGCGATCGGGCCCGAGAACTTCTCGAGCACCGGGCTCGCGCGGGTCTATGGCGGCGAGCTGTTCGTGCGCAAGGATCTCACGCGGCGGTTGTTCGGCTGGGCCAGCTACACGCTGTCGCGCAGCGAGCGGAAGTTCGACCCGAAGGAGGGCTTCTTTCGCTTCGACTTCGATCAGACCCACATCCTCACGCTCATCGCGGTGTACCGGCTGCCGCGGCGCTGGCAGGTCGGCGCCCGCTTCCGCGTGGTCTCGGGCAATCCGTACACGCCGCACGTGGGCGCGGTCTACGACGCATCGACCGGCGACTACATCGCCATCGGCGGCCGCCGCAACGCCGCGCGCGTGCCGACCTTCCACCAGCTCGACCTGCGGGTCGACAAGCACTTCGTGTGGCGCAAGCTCGAGCTCGACGCCTACGCCGACGTGCAGAACGTCTACAACCACCAGAACACCGAGTTCCGCAACGACGCCTACGACTACAGCCAGGCGGTGCCGGTGGTGTCACTCCCGATCCTGCCGTCGGTCGGCCTGCGGCTGTCGTGGTGA